A window from Theobroma cacao cultivar B97-61/B2 chromosome 3, Criollo_cocoa_genome_V2, whole genome shotgun sequence encodes these proteins:
- the LOC18603902 gene encoding peroxisomal membrane protein PEX14, which yields MATTQPPAPPNSTEDKPQTTPEVVQQANEVQQDGRPEAAKPNVPASVFVNSEPIREDQVSNAVKFLSHPKVRGSPVIYRRSFLERKGLTKEEIDEAFRRVPDPPPSSRPASLNQDGQVKPSSSVQTQATMQTPPPVAAAPTGIVSAGTLAQRQFHWYHAVFAVGVLAASGAGTAVLIKNAIIPRLKSWIRKVVLEEENENAKKSDAKPSLAEEAAAAAKAAAAAAADVARASQEMLSSKNEERRRFEEFMNLIDVQVQEMKSMSNAIRKLEGQADSSGRTFVDHEDHRVSASSTKQSYANGRVDADVRSVRSASPPASAEPPHPKSYMEIMAMVQRGEKPSNIREINDMPPNPNQQPSNPRIAPRTKPWEAQNGSSQVLQSQGSGEGLVQKVQDNGLNYLVDDESSTPWWQRKNVRITEVENEDELKAGPYGVKTNEPPVQRTWVPPQPPPVAMPEAAEAIRRPKSSALKEAAKQEELAEDQSVACPLEATDELNRITKISESAGAVEINGGFSSMNSTEIQEQEQSYSEN from the exons ATGGCGACGACTCAGCCCCCTGCTCCTCCCAATTCCACCGAAGATAAACCCCAAACTACTCCAG AGGTTGTACAACAAGCAAATGAGGTTCAACAAGATGGTAGGCCAGAGGCTGCTAAACCGAATGTTCCAGCATCTGTGTTTGTGAACTCCGAACCGATAAGAGAGGACCAGGTTTCGAATGCTGTCAAATTTCTTTCACATCCCAAAGTTAGGGGTTCCCCTGTTATTTATAGACGATCATTTCTCGAGAGGAAAGGCCTTACAAAGGAGGAAATAGATGAAGCTTTCCGGCGTGTGCCT GACCCTCCTCCTAGTTCACGGCCAGCTAGTTTGAATCAAG ATGGACAAGTGAAGCCTTCATCTAGCGTTCAAACTCAAGCCACAATGCAAACTCCCCCACCTGTAGCAGCTGCTCCTACTGGTATTGTGTCTGCCGGGACACTTGCACAGAGGCAGTTTCACTGGTATCATGCTGTTTTTGCTGTAGGGGTACTGGCAGCTTCAGGAGCTGGCACAGCTGTATTAATCAAG aatgCTATTATCCCAAGGTTGAAGTCTTGGATTCGTAAAGTTGTGTTGGAAGAAGAGAATGAAAATGCCAAGAAAAGTGATGCGAAACCAAGTTTGGCAGAAGAGGCAGCTGCTGCAGCAAAAGCAGCTGCGGCTGCAGCCGCTGATGTTGCAAGAGCAAGCCAGGAAATGTTGAGCTCCAAAAATGAAG AGAGAAGGCGCTTTGAGGAGTTTATGAATCTGATAGATGTGCAAGTACAAGAAATGAAGTCAATGAGTAATGCCATAAGGAAATTGGAAG GACAAGCTGATAGCTCTGGCAGAACATTTGTTGATCATGAAGATCACAGAGTGTCGGCCTCAAGTACGAAG CAATCCTATGCGAATGGCAGGGTGGATGCTGATGTGCGCTCAG TGAGATCTGCCTCACCACCTGCATCTGCGGAACCACCTCACCCAAAGTCATATATGGAG ATTATGGCAATGGTCCAGAGAGGGGAGAAACCTTCAAATATCAGA GAAATCAATGATATGCCTCCCAACCCTAACCAGCAACCATCAAATCCTCGCATAGCACCAAGAACTAAG CCTTGGGAGGCGCAAAATGGCTCCAGCCAGGTACTCCAGTCTCAAGGAAGTGGCGAAGGCTTGGTTCAAAAAGTTCAAGACAATGGGTTAAACTATTTGGTTGATGATGAGAGCTCAACACCTTGGTGGCAACGGAAAAATGTCAGAATCACAGaggttgaaaatgaagatgaaCTTAAGGCTGGACCTTATGGGGTGAAAACCAATGAACCACCAGTTCAGCGTACATGGGTTCCTCCCCAGCCGCCACCTGTGGCAATGCCAGAAGCAGCTGAAGCCATTCGACGGCCAAAATCATCAGCTCTGAAAGAGGCTGCTAAACAAGAGGAATTGGCTGAGGATCAGTCAGTGGCTTGCCCTTTAGAGGCAACTGATGAGTTAAATAGGATCACAAAAATATCTGAATCAGCAGGTGCAGTGGAGATAAATGGGGGTTTTTCAAGCATGAACTCAACTGAGATACAAGAACAAGAACAGAGCTACTCAGAGAACTAA